A stretch of Candidatus Binatus sp. DNA encodes these proteins:
- the rpsU gene encoding 30S ribosomal protein S21, with translation MEIRVEGSLDQAMRVLKRKLAKEGVFKEMKKRAFYEKPSVRRKRKRSEAQRRRRKEQRRRRASAM, from the coding sequence AGGCTCCCTTGATCAGGCGATGCGAGTACTCAAACGCAAGCTGGCCAAGGAGGGTGTATTCAAGGAGATGAAGAAGCGGGCTTTTTACGAGAAGCCCAGCGTCCGCCGCAAGCGCAAGCGTTCCGAGGCCCAGCGCCGCCGCCGTAAGGAACAGCGCCGCCGTCGCGCGTCCGCTATGTAA